A genomic segment from Anaerolineae bacterium encodes:
- a CDS encoding IS256 family transposase, with protein MRLLMERWLDLLMLAERQADLQAEPYQRTPARRDQANGFKPKTLKTRLGPLALQVPQVRKGTCYPSVLSKGLRSERAAWIVLAEMYVHGVSTRKVAALAEEVLGFEVSSAT; from the coding sequence TTGCGTCTGCTCATGGAGCGGTGGCTCGACTTGCTCATGCTGGCCGAGCGTCAGGCCGATCTTCAAGCCGAACCTTACCAACGGACGCCGGCGCGTCGCGACCAGGCCAACGGCTTCAAGCCCAAGACCCTCAAGACGCGGTTGGGCCCCCTGGCCTTGCAGGTGCCGCAGGTACGTAAGGGTACTTGCTACCCCTCTGTGCTGAGCAAAGGGTTGCGCAGCGAGCGGGCAGCCTGGATCGTGTTGGCCGAGATGTACGTCCACGGCGTATCCACCCGCAAGGTAGCGGCTTTGGCCGAAGAGGTGCTGGGTTTCGAAGTTTCCTCGGCCACGG
- the lysX gene encoding lysine biosynthesis protein LysX — MCLLPRVAVLYTRLRVEEKWLFAALERRGVPYERVNDRQLSLMLHDPAAWQGYDVVIARNLSYTRSLYTLRVLDAWGVPTVNTAAVVETCGDKLRTSAALAAAGVPQPATAVAFTPEAALEAMERLGYPVVLKPVYGSWGRLLAKVNDREAAEALLEHKAALGSPLHQVYYIQEFIPKPGRDIRAFVIGDRVVAAIYRYAEHWITNTARGGRGEVCPVTPELEALCLRAARAVGGGVLALDILEHPDRGYLVNEINHSMEFHTTVPLTGVDIPGLIVDYALQVACTAQGPETAATLVPDALPIGR, encoded by the coding sequence ATGTGCCTATTGCCCCGTGTCGCCGTGCTGTACACCCGCCTGCGGGTGGAGGAGAAATGGCTGTTCGCCGCCCTGGAGCGCCGGGGGGTGCCCTACGAGCGGGTGAACGACCGTCAACTGAGCCTGATGCTACACGACCCCGCCGCCTGGCAGGGCTACGATGTGGTCATCGCCCGCAACTTGAGTTACACGCGCAGCCTGTACACCCTGCGCGTGTTGGACGCTTGGGGCGTGCCCACGGTGAACACCGCCGCCGTGGTAGAGACCTGTGGCGACAAGTTGCGCACCAGCGCTGCCCTGGCCGCCGCCGGGGTGCCACAACCGGCCACCGCCGTGGCCTTCACCCCAGAGGCCGCCCTGGAGGCCATGGAGCGGCTGGGCTATCCGGTAGTGCTCAAGCCGGTGTATGGCTCCTGGGGCCGTCTGCTGGCCAAGGTCAACGACCGCGAGGCCGCCGAAGCCTTGCTGGAGCACAAGGCCGCCCTGGGCTCCCCGCTGCACCAGGTGTATTACATCCAGGAGTTCATCCCCAAACCCGGGCGGGACATCCGGGCCTTTGTCATCGGTGACCGCGTGGTGGCGGCTATCTATCGTTACGCCGAGCACTGGATCACCAACACCGCACGGGGTGGGCGGGGAGAAGTGTGTCCGGTGACGCCGGAACTGGAAGCACTCTGCCTGCGGGCTGCCCGCGCCGTGGGCGGCGGTGTGCTGGCCCTGGATATCCTCGAACACCCCGACCGCGGCTACCTGGTCAACGAAATCAACCACAGCATGGAGTTCCACACCACCGTGCCGCTCACCGGCGTGGACATCCCCGGCCTGATCGTGGACTACGCCTTGCAAGTCGCCTGCACCGCCCAGGGCCCGGAAACCGCGGCAACGCTGGTCCCAGACGCCCTACCCATAGGGAGGTGA
- a CDS encoding pyruvate carboxyltransferase, whose protein sequence is MWQRYRPRPLEIVDTTLREGQQTPLLHDHGKYFLTTEDKRDLLAALIRYGVKFIELFAPVVGPREAEDFVALRQVRDELAPQYGYTFLLAHVRCHPRDVEAAVAAGFNGLNLYFGISPQSRAFNHRKDTETIIYQSRALLEDLRREHPHLVLRFSGEDAFRTPLEDLFQVYDAVAPLVDRLGLPDTVGTATPTQVAKRIQALRARYPDLPLEVHFHDDRGLALVNTLTAVRAGAQYVNTTLLGIGERSGITSMTALLFNLFVDGDYDLVDGYRLRASYPINVLAADKLRCLVPAKEPVSLTNRTHTAGVHQGAVLRHPTTYEAHPLELFGVDEREILLGPLSGWNVVHYFLREIHGFPVDEATAREITVRFKALASRISGDEPPAQLLLRLAREEFHLTPAPPPPPQAPRLLPPPALGPRVQERIQ, encoded by the coding sequence ATGTGGCAGCGCTATCGTCCCCGACCGCTGGAAATCGTGGACACCACGCTGCGGGAGGGCCAGCAGACTCCCCTGCTACACGACCACGGCAAGTACTTTTTGACCACCGAAGACAAACGCGACCTGCTCGCGGCGCTCATCCGCTACGGCGTCAAGTTCATCGAACTGTTCGCGCCGGTGGTGGGCCCCCGCGAGGCCGAGGACTTCGTCGCCCTGCGTCAGGTGCGCGACGAGCTCGCGCCTCAGTACGGCTACACCTTCCTTCTGGCCCATGTGCGCTGTCACCCGCGCGATGTCGAGGCCGCTGTGGCCGCCGGCTTCAACGGGCTCAACCTGTACTTCGGCATCTCGCCTCAGTCCCGCGCCTTCAACCACCGCAAGGACACCGAAACCATCATCTACCAGAGCCGCGCCTTGCTGGAGGACCTGCGCCGTGAACACCCCCATCTGGTGCTGCGTTTCAGCGGCGAGGACGCCTTCCGCACGCCCCTGGAGGATCTCTTTCAGGTGTACGACGCCGTTGCGCCGCTGGTCGACCGCCTGGGACTGCCCGACACGGTGGGGACGGCGACTCCCACCCAAGTGGCCAAGCGCATCCAGGCGCTGCGGGCGCGCTACCCCGATCTTCCGCTGGAAGTGCACTTTCACGACGACCGCGGCCTGGCGCTGGTGAACACCCTGACCGCCGTGCGTGCCGGTGCCCAGTATGTGAACACCACCCTGTTGGGCATCGGCGAACGCTCGGGCATTACCTCTATGACCGCCTTACTGTTCAACCTGTTCGTGGACGGCGACTACGATTTGGTGGACGGCTATCGGCTGCGGGCATCCTATCCCATCAACGTGCTGGCCGCCGACAAGTTACGCTGCTTAGTGCCCGCCAAAGAGCCAGTCAGCCTGACCAACCGCACCCACACCGCCGGGGTGCACCAGGGCGCCGTGCTGCGTCACCCCACCACCTACGAAGCCCATCCCCTGGAACTCTTTGGCGTGGACGAGCGCGAGATCCTCCTGGGGCCGCTTTCCGGCTGGAATGTGGTGCACTACTTCTTGCGGGAAATCCACGGCTTCCCGGTGGACGAAGCCACGGCCCGGGAGATCACCGTCCGCTTCAAGGCCTTGGCCTCCCGGATCTCAGGGGATGAACCCCCGGCCCAATTGCTGTTGCGCCTGGCCCGTGAGGAATTCCACCTGACCCCCGCGCCGCCGCCTCCGCCCCAGGCCCCTCGCCTGCTGCCGCCCCCGGCGCTGGGCCCCCGCGTGCAGGAGCGTATCCAATGA